One Thermomicrobiales bacterium DNA window includes the following coding sequences:
- the groL gene encoding chaperonin GroEL (60 kDa chaperone family; promotes refolding of misfolded polypeptides especially under stressful conditions; forms two stacked rings of heptamers to form a barrel-shaped 14mer; ends can be capped by GroES; misfolded proteins enter the barrel where they are refolded when GroES binds) has protein sequence MAAKIITFDEEARKSLKVGIDTLANAVKTTLGPKGRNVALDKKFGAPTVTHDGVTVAKEIELEDPFENMGAQLLKEAATKTNDVAGDGTTTATVLAQAIVHEGLRNIAAGANAMLLKQGIELGAAKAVEAVQSMSKEVRGKDDIADVATISAADKEVGELIADVMEKVGRDGVITVEESRGLQFETEFTEGMQIDRGYISPYFVTNTERMESVLDDPMILITDKKISAVADLLPILEKALQVTKSFLIVAEDVDGEALATLVVNKLRGTINILAVKAPGFGDRRKEMLRDIAILTGGQVISEEVGRKLESATIDDLGRARRVVATKDDTTIVEGSGEEGEIKGRIEQIKAQIETTTSDFDREKLQERMAKLAGGVAVIKVGAATETELKEKKHRVEDALSAARAGVEEGMVPGGGVALIHAASYLDEVEAEGDVKTGVQILKRALEAPMRGIVENAGQDGPVVVSTIRRLQEEQTNPNLGYEVIRGEYGDMFEWGIIDPAKVTRSAIQNAASIASMILTTEALITEKPSEAPAMPAMPGGMDY, from the coding sequence GTGGCTGCGAAGATCATCACATTTGATGAAGAAGCGCGTAAGTCGCTGAAGGTCGGCATTGATACGCTGGCCAACGCGGTGAAAACCACCCTCGGCCCCAAGGGTCGCAACGTCGCGCTCGATAAGAAGTTCGGCGCGCCGACCGTCACCCACGACGGTGTCACCGTCGCCAAGGAGATTGAGCTCGAAGACCCGTTCGAGAACATGGGTGCTCAGCTCCTGAAGGAAGCCGCCACCAAGACCAACGATGTCGCTGGTGATGGCACCACCACCGCCACCGTCCTCGCTCAGGCGATCGTCCACGAGGGACTGCGCAACATCGCCGCCGGTGCGAACGCCATGCTGCTGAAGCAGGGCATCGAGCTGGGCGCGGCGAAGGCCGTCGAGGCGGTCCAGAGCATGTCCAAGGAAGTCCGCGGCAAGGACGACATCGCTGACGTCGCCACCATCTCCGCCGCTGACAAGGAAGTCGGCGAGCTGATCGCTGACGTCATGGAGAAGGTCGGCCGCGACGGCGTCATCACCGTCGAGGAGTCGCGTGGTCTGCAGTTCGAGACCGAGTTCACCGAAGGTATGCAGATCGACCGCGGCTACATCTCCCCCTACTTCGTCACCAACACCGAGCGCATGGAGTCGGTGCTCGACGATCCGATGATCCTCATCACCGACAAGAAGATCTCGGCTGTTGCCGACCTGCTGCCGATCCTTGAGAAGGCCCTGCAGGTCACCAAGAGCTTCCTGATCGTCGCTGAGGATGTCGACGGCGAAGCGCTGGCGACTCTGGTCGTCAACAAGCTGCGCGGTACGATCAACATCCTGGCCGTCAAGGCCCCGGGCTTCGGCGATCGCCGCAAGGAAATGCTGCGTGACATCGCCATCCTGACCGGTGGCCAGGTCATCTCCGAGGAAGTCGGCCGCAAGCTCGAAAGCGCGACCATCGACGACCTCGGCCGCGCCCGCCGCGTCGTTGCCACCAAGGACGACACCACCATCGTTGAGGGCTCCGGCGAGGAAGGCGAGATCAAGGGTCGCATCGAACAGATCAAGGCCCAGATCGAGACCACCACGTCCGACTTCGACCGCGAGAAGCTCCAGGAGCGCATGGCCAAGCTGGCCGGTGGCGTTGCCGTCATCAAGGTTGGCGCCGCGACCGAAACCGAGCTCAAGGAGAAGAAGCACCGCGTTGAGGACGCTCTGTCGGCTGCCCGCGCCGGTGTCGAAGAAGGCATGGTCCCGGGTGGCGGCGTCGCGCTGATCCATGCCGCATCCTATCTGGATGAGGTCGAGGCTGAGGGCGATGTCAAGACTGGCGTGCAGATCCTGAAGCGCGCGCTCGAAGCTCCGATGCGCGGCATCGTTGAGAACGCCGGCCAGGACGGTCCGGTCGTTGTCTCGACCATCCGCCGCCTCCAGGAGGAGCAGACCAACCCGAACCTCGGCTACGAGGTCATCCGTGGCGAGTACGGCGACATGTTCGAGTGGGGCATCATCGACCCGGCCAAGGTCACCCGCTCGGCGATCCAGAACGCCGCGTCGATCGCGAGCATGATCCTGACGACCGAGGCGCTCATCACCGAGAAGCCGTCGGAAGCTCCGGCCATGCCGGCAATGCCGGGCGGCATGGACTACTAG